The Micromonospora sp. Llam0 genome includes a window with the following:
- a CDS encoding ATP-dependent endonuclease — protein MSTAPTALSAPTTGDGMYLAGLRLTNFRSCRDVEIKLQPGLTLLVGDNNSGKSNVIDAIRLLTTPLSGRRVRYLEADDVSTGADGPIEIVGEFDGLTRFQQGQYIGALDLATNKAYYMTRFRPDMDVPRRSKVENLVGRAAGSDAEPEKRDQIRHVYLAPLRDAKRELDSATGNRMALIIKYLTSEASRTDFLDQAIDGLRKLEEHDVITGTQKRLQEHVSDLTDPVRGQVIGLSFRDVRLQRLARGLRLKMAEHGVDLADIEDSGLGYANLLYMASVIIELRNAQDAELTLFLVEEPEAHLHPQLQAVLLDYLQEQSAKSLRDDTDGPAGRIQVVATTHSPNLASAVGIRSIVVLRTQETQTTKGSPVAEAEEAPTGVQRGTAAIALCDIDLTDEERRKIDQYLDVSRAELLFTRRAILVEGVSEAVILPPLARHCVFDRAAADYGAKCREFRAVSIISIGSVDFGPYLKLLLQQVNGVRLVDRLVVITDGDPDIDDEVDQDDGLDDEPEAVEPETEDEPAATLSRKDRLEEIATQLGADSILAVFAAEFTLEADLMNPFTVNGPLLETAFKRQKPRSGRFWNTLAMSTNPAEVFYRKLRTTKRYIGKGEFAHDVAELIQSGGTLKCPAYLAQAIQSAMR, from the coding sequence ATGTCCACAGCGCCGACCGCGCTCAGCGCGCCGACCACGGGGGACGGCATGTATCTCGCCGGCCTGCGGCTCACGAACTTTCGCTCGTGTCGCGACGTGGAGATCAAGCTCCAGCCCGGCCTGACGCTACTCGTCGGCGACAACAACTCCGGCAAATCCAACGTCATCGACGCGATACGGCTGCTCACCACGCCACTGAGCGGGCGACGGGTCCGCTACCTGGAGGCCGACGACGTCTCCACCGGCGCGGACGGACCCATCGAGATCGTGGGCGAGTTCGATGGCCTGACGCGGTTCCAGCAAGGCCAGTACATCGGCGCGCTCGATCTCGCGACGAACAAGGCGTACTACATGACCCGATTCCGGCCGGACATGGACGTACCCCGCCGGTCCAAGGTGGAAAACCTAGTCGGCCGGGCCGCCGGGTCCGACGCCGAACCCGAGAAGCGGGACCAGATCAGGCACGTCTACCTGGCGCCGCTGCGCGACGCCAAGCGTGAGCTGGACTCCGCCACCGGCAACCGCATGGCGCTCATCATCAAGTACCTGACGAGCGAGGCGTCCCGCACGGACTTCCTCGACCAGGCGATCGACGGACTGCGCAAGCTCGAGGAACACGACGTCATCACCGGCACCCAGAAGCGGCTGCAGGAGCACGTCAGCGACCTCACCGATCCGGTCCGGGGACAGGTCATCGGTCTGAGCTTCCGCGATGTCCGGCTGCAGCGGCTCGCCCGTGGCCTTCGCCTGAAGATGGCCGAGCACGGCGTCGACCTCGCCGACATCGAGGACTCGGGCCTCGGCTACGCCAACCTGCTCTACATGGCGTCGGTCATCATCGAGCTACGTAACGCCCAGGACGCCGAGCTCACGCTCTTCCTCGTGGAGGAGCCGGAGGCCCACCTCCACCCGCAACTGCAGGCCGTGCTCCTGGACTACCTCCAAGAGCAGTCCGCCAAGTCGCTGCGCGACGACACCGACGGCCCGGCGGGTCGCATCCAGGTGGTCGCCACGACCCACTCGCCGAACCTGGCCAGCGCGGTGGGCATCCGCAGTATCGTGGTCCTGCGTACCCAGGAGACCCAGACCACCAAAGGGTCCCCGGTAGCTGAGGCCGAGGAAGCGCCGACCGGCGTCCAGCGCGGCACCGCCGCGATTGCCCTGTGCGACATCGACCTGACCGACGAGGAACGCCGCAAGATCGACCAGTATCTCGACGTCAGCCGCGCCGAGTTGCTGTTCACCCGGCGCGCGATCCTTGTGGAGGGTGTCTCCGAGGCCGTCATCCTGCCGCCGCTCGCACGCCACTGCGTCTTCGACAGGGCGGCGGCCGACTACGGGGCGAAGTGCCGCGAATTCCGGGCTGTGTCGATCATCAGCATCGGCAGCGTCGACTTCGGCCCCTACCTTAAGCTCCTCCTACAGCAGGTCAACGGCGTTCGGCTCGTCGACCGGCTGGTGGTCATCACCGACGGCGACCCCGACATCGATGACGAGGTCGACCAAGACGACGGTCTCGACGATGAGCCCGAGGCCGTCGAGCCGGAGACGGAGGACGAGCCGGCCGCCACACTCAGCCGCAAGGACCGGCTGGAAGAGATCGCCACCCAACTGGGCGCCGACTCAATCCTCGCCGTTTTCGCCGCCGAGTTCACCCTCGAGGCCGACCTGATGAACCCGTTCACGGTCAACGGCCCGCTGCTGGAGACCGCGTTCAAGCGACAGAAGCCCAGGTCGGGCAGATTCTGGAACACGCTCGCGATGAGCACGAACCCGGCGGAGGTCTTCTACCGCAAACTGCGCACCACCAAGCGGTACATCGGCAAGGGCGAGTTCGCTCATGACGTCGCCGAGCTGATCCAGAGCGGCGGCACGCTCAAGTGCCCCGCCTACCTCGCACAGGCCATCCAGTCGGCGATGCGGTAG
- a CDS encoding UvrD-helicase domain-containing protein: MDEIDFSPAQRALIDKPGSVFVPACPGAGKTQSIVERFTQRPGVPARQGVALLSFTNAAINEARQRCAQRPDLLTAPNYVGTIDGFINRFIVTPLYKALTGTVPTFKDSWHTVQGTTFGVAGVPLEFQLGWFAFDHDGGNARLVSHQVPYAQRSIVTNLSDWQRNTANTNASRLARRFLANGVMDCAATRVLMEHYLTDPTNRARLGQLMSARFGSVIVDEVQDCDSSDIFLINFLLDFGIETVMVGDLDQSIYGFRGSTIEAVQNLVGRVPEGSRFDGNYRSSPAICAVVNSLRADTGSDIPLGKWKDDQYPVVVLPVSGFDHARSKIIEVAGSMGFTHEEIRVLAYGEKDARECAGASPPGDKSGGKLVQLAQAAATLQDLRASAWARARAQAMQTIEGILRGLGRDDDRVLADAEFLGSVGLTPRTFRDGCLRLVSRASPFDGPPSAFRAEMRNGIKALGWDGWINTGGLRSPNGDTWPVLMIDEPDALDWSTVHGFKGLQATVTAVAIPPLPRRATSADGVGLWSKGDPGESRRVLYVGASRAQRLLILVTADLQVPAVTSCLQRDAVPFMVVQNTRDARARA; the protein is encoded by the coding sequence ATGGACGAGATCGACTTCTCGCCGGCGCAGCGCGCCCTCATCGACAAGCCGGGCAGCGTCTTCGTCCCGGCGTGCCCGGGCGCCGGGAAGACTCAGAGCATCGTCGAGCGCTTCACCCAGCGCCCCGGCGTTCCCGCCCGGCAGGGCGTCGCCCTGTTGTCGTTCACCAACGCGGCGATCAACGAGGCGCGTCAGCGGTGCGCCCAGCGGCCAGACCTCCTCACGGCCCCGAACTACGTCGGCACCATCGACGGCTTCATCAACCGGTTCATCGTCACGCCCCTGTACAAGGCGTTGACGGGCACGGTCCCCACGTTCAAGGACTCGTGGCACACCGTCCAGGGCACCACGTTCGGGGTGGCTGGGGTGCCGCTGGAGTTCCAGCTCGGCTGGTTCGCCTTCGACCACGACGGCGGCAACGCCCGGCTGGTCAGCCACCAGGTCCCGTACGCCCAGCGCAGCATCGTCACCAACCTCTCGGACTGGCAGCGGAATACGGCCAACACCAATGCCTCACGCCTGGCTCGCCGGTTCCTCGCGAATGGGGTGATGGACTGCGCGGCGACGCGGGTGCTGATGGAGCACTACCTCACCGACCCGACCAACCGGGCCCGGTTGGGCCAGCTGATGAGCGCCCGGTTCGGGTCGGTCATCGTCGACGAGGTACAGGACTGCGACAGCAGCGACATCTTCCTCATCAACTTCCTGCTGGACTTCGGCATCGAGACCGTCATGGTGGGCGACCTCGACCAGTCCATCTACGGCTTCCGCGGCTCCACCATCGAGGCGGTCCAGAACCTCGTCGGCCGAGTCCCCGAAGGAAGCCGGTTCGACGGCAACTACCGAAGCTCCCCGGCGATCTGCGCCGTCGTCAACAGCTTGCGCGCCGATACAGGCAGCGACATCCCGCTCGGGAAATGGAAGGACGACCAGTACCCCGTCGTGGTCCTGCCCGTGAGCGGGTTCGACCACGCTCGCTCGAAGATCATCGAGGTCGCCGGGTCGATGGGCTTCACCCACGAGGAAATCAGGGTGCTCGCCTACGGTGAGAAGGACGCCCGCGAGTGCGCCGGCGCCTCACCGCCGGGCGACAAAAGCGGCGGCAAACTCGTCCAGCTCGCCCAGGCCGCAGCGACCCTTCAAGATCTGCGCGCCAGCGCCTGGGCCCGGGCCCGGGCCCAGGCCATGCAGACGATCGAAGGCATCCTCCGCGGGCTCGGCCGCGACGACGACCGTGTGCTCGCCGACGCCGAGTTCCTCGGCTCCGTCGGACTCACCCCACGCACGTTCCGGGACGGTTGCCTGCGGCTCGTCAGCAGGGCCTCGCCCTTCGACGGCCCACCCAGCGCGTTCCGCGCCGAGATGCGCAACGGCATCAAGGCGTTGGGGTGGGACGGCTGGATCAACACCGGCGGCCTCCGCTCCCCGAACGGCGACACCTGGCCCGTCCTCATGATTGACGAACCCGATGCGCTCGACTGGTCGACGGTCCACGGCTTCAAGGGCCTCCAGGCAACGGTCACCGCAGTCGCGATCCCGCCGCTGCCGAGACGCGCCACCTCCGCCGACGGGGTCGGGCTCTGGAGCAAGGGCGATCCCGGCGAAAGCCGGCGGGTGCTGTACGTCGGCGCATCCCGCGCCCAGCGCCTTCTCATCCTGGTTACCGCCGACCTGCAAGTGCCCGCCGTAACGTCCTGCCTTCAACGGGATGCGGTGCCGTTCATGGTTGTCCAGAACACCCGAGACGCCAGGGCACGAGCCTGA
- a CDS encoding endonuclease domain-containing protein, whose amino-acid sequence MARDGVATVKSRLCGACKPRLPDLDLAAPEGRPACWAWPLLSDVPTVAAGVAPVSVDVNVLPHQRAAYAEMERWHEGRCAVCGHGHAVGRLVRDHDHPSGLIRGLLCSSCNTAEGRTDSLLFNSYRRRPPSVILGLEVLYLPAGFQPGTHHQGVPAR is encoded by the coding sequence ATGGCGCGGGACGGCGTCGCGACGGTGAAGAGCCGACTCTGCGGTGCGTGTAAGCCTCGACTACCTGACCTCGACCTGGCCGCACCCGAGGGTCGACCGGCGTGCTGGGCGTGGCCTTTACTCTCGGACGTCCCTACGGTGGCAGCCGGAGTCGCCCCGGTCAGCGTCGACGTCAACGTGCTGCCGCATCAACGGGCTGCTTACGCCGAGATGGAGCGTTGGCACGAGGGCCGCTGCGCGGTTTGCGGGCATGGCCATGCCGTCGGCAGGCTAGTGAGAGACCATGATCATCCAAGCGGGCTAATCCGTGGCCTGCTCTGCTCATCGTGTAACACTGCCGAGGGCCGGACCGACTCCCTGTTGTTCAACAGCTACCGTCGCCGACCACCCTCAGTGATCCTGGGGCTCGAAGTGCTCTACCTACCTGCCGGCTTCCAGCCGGGAACGCACCATCAAGGTGTCCCAGCCCGGTGA
- a CDS encoding VOC family protein, translated as MTTTRRPAADTPSLGTDGEFCWMDIKTRDIAGTARFFSATLGWHFAVDDNDWRRATTITVGSHRIGTVSDLAAPIYPPGTPPHIAYYLAVDDVDRRVAAATTAGAQLIVAPFDIDQGRIATLIDPFGAPVSLWHRKDSHGWRHPAGVITAPHRMILGCPRPDETRRFYQETLGTNLHNADLIRVRGAAVATQWQLVVTVDGDLDGLGERATRSGGDLAPPITIPQPPHSIRRLSTSEGVTIYTTAVTTTPATLPPFGLAAQATRAVSAGTNQPEPRPIDIPLPQHQESLNSGSDAPPRSQSQDHQQHPECVPEPNFKCR; from the coding sequence GTGACCACCACCCGACGTCCAGCCGCCGACACGCCGTCTCTTGGCACCGACGGCGAATTCTGCTGGATGGACATCAAGACCCGCGACATCGCTGGCACCGCCCGGTTCTTCTCCGCCACGCTGGGCTGGCACTTCGCCGTCGACGACAACGACTGGCGCCGCGCCACGACGATCACCGTCGGCTCGCACCGCATCGGCACAGTCAGCGACCTGGCCGCCCCGATCTATCCACCCGGCACCCCACCACACATCGCCTACTACCTCGCCGTCGACGATGTCGACCGCCGCGTAGCGGCAGCCACCACCGCCGGCGCCCAACTCATCGTCGCACCCTTCGACATCGACCAGGGGCGTATCGCCACCCTGATCGACCCCTTCGGTGCGCCCGTATCGCTGTGGCACCGCAAGGACAGCCACGGCTGGCGACATCCGGCAGGCGTCATCACCGCCCCACACCGGATGATTCTCGGCTGCCCACGACCCGACGAAACCCGCCGCTTCTACCAGGAGACACTCGGCACCAACCTGCACAACGCCGACCTGATCCGGGTTCGCGGCGCAGCGGTCGCCACCCAGTGGCAACTCGTCGTCACCGTTGACGGGGACCTCGACGGCCTCGGCGAGCGTGCCACCCGATCTGGCGGCGACCTCGCACCGCCAATCACAATCCCACAGCCACCACATTCCATCCGACGCCTGTCCACCAGCGAAGGAGTCACCATCTATACAACGGCGGTTACGACGACCCCAGCGACTCTTCCCCCCTTCGGATTGGCAGCCCAGGCCACCCGAGCCGTCTCCGCCGGCACCAACCAACCCGAACCCCGCCCCATCGACATCCCGCTACCCCAACACCAAGAGTCCCTCAACTCTGGCAGCGACGCGCCACCCCGGTCACAGAGTCAAGATCACCAACAGCATCCAGAATGTGTGCCAGAACCAAATTTCAAATGTCGTTGA
- a CDS encoding TetR/AcrR family transcriptional regulator — MPAELAEPAEHGSLPLRERKKQRTRRALADVALRLFSDRGFDRVTLEELTAHVEVARSTFFRYYPSKEDVAMAAEGELWQAYITHFQDHDEPGPALPALRASLVAAIHGMPDDWERRFLATRRLAAGTPVLRDHSILSSMKVQQRLVEILETRLNTDSRYDVRLRLLGEFALSAWRCGARNWVAGRGNGKPGQEHQIGYGGLPMLASLVEDAFDAIPASLTLELP, encoded by the coding sequence GTGCCTGCCGAACTCGCCGAACCTGCCGAACACGGATCCCTGCCGCTGCGCGAGCGCAAGAAACAGCGCACCCGCCGTGCACTAGCCGACGTCGCGTTACGCCTGTTCAGCGACCGCGGCTTCGACCGGGTCACCCTGGAAGAGCTCACCGCCCACGTCGAAGTCGCCCGCAGCACGTTCTTCCGCTACTACCCGAGCAAAGAAGACGTAGCGATGGCCGCCGAAGGCGAACTCTGGCAGGCGTACATCACCCACTTCCAGGACCACGACGAGCCCGGACCCGCCCTACCCGCCCTGCGCGCCAGCCTGGTCGCGGCGATCCACGGCATGCCCGACGACTGGGAACGCCGGTTCCTGGCCACCCGCCGGCTCGCGGCCGGCACCCCTGTCCTGCGCGACCACAGCATCCTGTCGTCGATGAAAGTGCAGCAACGCCTCGTCGAGATCCTCGAAACACGACTGAACACCGACAGCCGCTACGACGTACGCCTGCGACTGCTCGGCGAGTTCGCCCTCAGCGCCTGGCGGTGCGGTGCCCGCAACTGGGTCGCCGGACGCGGCAACGGCAAACCCGGCCAGGAACACCAGATCGGCTACGGCGGACTCCCGATGCTCGCCAGCCTCGTCGAAGACGCCTTCGACGCCATCCCGGCCAGTCTCACCCTGGAGCTACCGTGA
- a CDS encoding MFS transporter: protein MPVGVQPRPGRPVLVVLLLASTLGVMGGATIAPIIEVIRQDLAVGGTEAGLILTSHSLAIAVLSPLAGRAADRFGIRVPLAGGLVLYGVGGGAGMLTSTLPTLLATRLVLGAGAAAVFTCSTVAMLALYQGPDRDRVMGWRTTAVTVGGFAYPLAAGVLGHVSWHAPFAIYLVGVPLGVATLLIIPAGTAASIRPDQGAGSSPTGRRGAVRLLRDRPLLLGLCGIWVATAGLMMVLAVFLPRRLDQLGIQDTVLVAVYSMVVSGAAASLAGLAYARLRTRLSYPALLRGAVLCWTAAFVAFAVADHPVPLLLVPALTGLGSGLAMPTLTVLIDHTAPPGRRGTATSLQGSALFGGQFVSPLVFGPLIEATSITVGALTAAAGTTLMFIALLRLPDPEWPASRRPAAPGDGPPDGTARRTPPPVPGPRDSAARDASPS, encoded by the coding sequence ATGCCTGTCGGCGTCCAGCCCCGTCCGGGCCGACCTGTTCTCGTCGTGCTGCTGCTGGCGTCCACTCTCGGGGTGATGGGTGGAGCGACGATCGCCCCGATCATCGAGGTCATCCGGCAGGATCTCGCGGTCGGCGGCACCGAGGCCGGCCTGATCCTCACCTCGCACAGCCTGGCCATCGCCGTGCTCAGTCCGCTCGCTGGGCGGGCGGCGGACCGGTTCGGCATCCGCGTACCGCTGGCGGGTGGGCTGGTCCTTTACGGCGTTGGTGGTGGCGCGGGCATGCTCACCTCGACGCTGCCGACGCTGCTCGCCACCCGGCTGGTCCTCGGCGCCGGCGCGGCCGCCGTGTTCACCTGCTCGACCGTCGCGATGCTGGCGCTGTACCAGGGTCCCGACCGGGACCGGGTGATGGGCTGGCGGACGACCGCCGTCACCGTCGGCGGGTTCGCCTACCCTCTGGCGGCCGGGGTGCTCGGACACGTGTCCTGGCACGCCCCGTTCGCGATCTATCTCGTCGGCGTACCGCTCGGGGTGGCCACCCTGCTCATCATCCCGGCGGGCACTGCGGCCTCGATCCGCCCGGATCAGGGCGCTGGGTCCTCACCTACCGGCCGCCGTGGCGCCGTGCGGTTGCTGCGGGACCGTCCGCTGCTGCTCGGCCTGTGTGGGATCTGGGTCGCCACCGCCGGGCTGATGATGGTCCTCGCGGTCTTCCTGCCACGCCGGCTGGACCAACTCGGCATCCAGGACACCGTGCTCGTCGCGGTCTACTCGATGGTGGTGTCCGGAGCCGCCGCCAGCCTGGCCGGCCTGGCGTACGCGCGGCTACGTACCCGGCTGTCCTATCCGGCGCTGCTACGCGGCGCGGTGCTGTGCTGGACAGCCGCGTTCGTCGCTTTCGCCGTCGCGGACCATCCGGTGCCGCTGCTGCTCGTGCCGGCCCTCACCGGTCTCGGCTCCGGTCTGGCCATGCCCACGCTGACTGTCCTGATCGATCACACCGCGCCGCCTGGGCGGCGCGGCACCGCCACCTCGCTGCAGGGCAGTGCGTTGTTCGGTGGCCAGTTCGTCTCACCGCTGGTGTTCGGGCCCCTCATCGAAGCCACGTCCATCACCGTCGGTGCGTTGACCGCCGCCGCTGGCACCACGCTCATGTTCATCGCCCTGCTGCGGCTTCCCGATCCCGAATGGCCGGCGAGCCGGCGACCCGCCGCACCTGGCGACGGGCCGCCTGACGGCACGGCGCGGCGGACACCGCCCCCGGTTCCAGGCCCACGCGACAGCGCCGCACGGGACGCGTCCCCGAGCTGA